In Rattus rattus isolate New Zealand chromosome 9, Rrattus_CSIRO_v1, whole genome shotgun sequence, a genomic segment contains:
- the LOC116910390 gene encoding olfactory receptor-like protein DTMT, with amino-acid sequence MERRNQTVVSEFLLLGLPIEPRQQDLFYALFLAMYLTTTLGNLLIIVLIHLDSHLHTPMYLFLSNLSFSDFCFSSVTIPKLLQNMRRQVPSIPYAGCLTQMYFFLLFADLESFLLVAMAYDRYVAICFPLHYTSIMSPKLCLFLVALSWLLTTLISLSHTLLMARLSFCTNHVIPHFFCDMSALLKLACSDIQINNLVIFILGGLVIIVPFLLIFSSYTRIVSSILKVPSSRSIRKAFSTCGSHLSVGSLFYGTIIGLYLCPSTNNSTVKETVMAVMYTVVTPMLNPFIYSFRNQDIKGAFKRVFSKQMAKLSLRQ; translated from the coding sequence atggaaagaagaaatcaaactgTTGTTTCAGAGTTCCTCCTCCTGGGCTTGCCTATTGAACCTCGCCAGCAAGACCTGTTCTATGCCCTGTTCCTGGCCATGTACCTCACTACCACCCTGGGGAACCTCCTCATCATTGTCCTCATTCACCTGGACTCCCATCTCCACACACCTATGTACCTGTTTCTTAGTAACTTGTCCTTCTCTGACTTCTGCTTTTCCTCAGTGACCATTCCCAAATTGCTGCAGAACATGCGAAGGCAAGTTCCATCCATCCCGTATGCAGGCTGCCTCACACAAATGTACTTTTTCCTGCTTTTTGCAGATCTCGAGAGCTTCCTCCTTGTGGCCATGGCCTATGATCGTTATGTGGCCATCTGCTTCCCCCTGCATTATACTAGCATCATGAGCCCCAagctctgtctcttcctggttgCACTATCTTGGTTACTGACCACACTCATATCTTTGTCACATACTCTACTCATGGCTCGGCTCTCATTCTGTACTAATCATGTGATCCCTCACTTTTTCTGTGATATGTCAGCTCTTCTGAAGTTAGCCTGCTCTGACATTCAGATCAATAATTTGGTGATATTTATCTTGGGAGGACTTGTCATTATTGTTCCATTCCTGCTTATATTTTCATCCTATACACGAATAGTGTCCTCCATCCTCAAGGTCCCCTCTTCTAGAAGCATCCGCAAGGCCTTCTCCACTTGTGGTTCCCACCTCTCTGTGGGGTCTCTTTTCTATGGTACAATCATTGGTCTATATTTATGTCCATCAACTAATAACTCAACCGTTAAGGAGACTGTCATGGCTGTGATGTACACAGTGGTGACCCCTATGCTGAACCCCTTTATCTACAGCTTCAGGAATCAGGATATAAAGGGAGCTTTTAAAAGGGTGTTTTCAAAGCAGATGGCTAAACTTTCTCTGAGACAGTGa